From a region of the Zingiber officinale cultivar Zhangliang chromosome 4B, Zo_v1.1, whole genome shotgun sequence genome:
- the LOC121978559 gene encoding E3 ubiquitin-protein ligase RNF144B-like, producing MARPPVSTLIRIKEKGESSSLSLASPSPATFFCKICMDAPPDADMFTNGAAPTPSAVTASVTTSARRSILEPQSFRGMIPCEVFDWWEAAACEAAILGMNRIYCPFKGCSAALLVDDEDGGVATLKKAECPHCRRLFCALCKAGWHGELSCSEFQRLRTKERRREDLLLMEVAKEKGWKRCPKCKFFVEKTAGCLHITCRCGHEFCYGCGSKWATIHASCSTPN from the exons ATGGCTAGGCCACCGGTTTCCACCTTAATTAGGATCAAGGAGAAGGGTGAGTCTTCGTCTTTGTCTCTGGCTTCGCCTTCTCCGGCAACTTTCTTCTGCAAGATCTGCATGGACGCCCCTCCCGACGCCGATATGTTCACTAACGGCGCTGCCCCCACTCCTTCTGCCGTGACTGCCTCGGTCACTACGTCAGCGAGAAG GAGCATCCTCGAGCCGCAGAGTTTCCGCGGCATGATACCCTGCGAGGTGTTTGACTGGTGGGAGGCGGCGGCATGCGAGGCCGCCATCCTAGGAATGAACCGGATTTACTGCCCGTTCAAGGGCTGCTCAGCGGCGCTGTTGGTGGACGATGAGGACGGCGGAGTGGCGACTTTAAAGAAGGCCGAGTGCCCTCACTGCCGGCGACTGTTCTGCGCGTTGTGCAAGGCGGGATGGCACGGCGAGTTGAGCTGCTCGGAGTTCCAGAGGCTGAGGAcgaaggagaggaggagggaaGACTTGCTGCTGATGGAGGTGGCGAAGGAGAAGGGGTGGAAGCGGTGCCCCAAGTGCAAGTTCTTCGTGGAGAAGACCGCCGGCTGCCTGCACATCACTTGCAGATGTGGGCACGAGTTCTGCTACGGATGTGGATCAAAATGGGCAACAATTCACGCGAGTTGCAGTACTCCAAATTAA